A window of Streptomyces sp. Je 1-332 genomic DNA:
GTTGCGCAGGATCAGGAGCGCGGCATCGTCGGTGGGGAACCGCCCCGCGTGGCGCATGAGTTGGGCGTACACCGCGCGGATCACGGTCTGGGGCGCGACCGGCGGGACGCGCACCGCTTCGGTGAGCGCCGCCTGGAGCGGGAAGAACCGTCCGGCCGCGTCCCGCGCGTCCTCCATGCCGTCCGTGTGCAGGACGAGTGCCTCCCCCGGAAGGAGTGACCCGCAGTGCAGCAGGGGCAGTTCGGGCGGGAGCGGGAAAGGTCCGAGCGGCGGCAACGGGTCCCCGCCCGCGACCGGCTCGGCGCACCCGCCCAGGCGGTACGGCCAGGGGTGCCCGCAGTTGAGGGCGGTCATCTCACCGTCCGGGCCGATCTCCATCAGGAGTACGGTGACGAACTCCTCGGCCAGGGGGCTTTCCGGTGCCGGAGCGCCGTTCGCCGGGTGCTCGGCCCGCGACCGCTCCCGCAGATGCCGCCCCAGGGCGCGCTCCAACTTCCTGAGCACCTGGGCCAGTTCGGGTTCCTCGTGCGCCGCCTCGCGGAAGCTGCCGAGCACGGCGGCGGCCGTGCTGATGGCGGCCAGGCCGTGCCCGCGCACGTCGCCCATGACGACGCGGACGCCGTGGTCCGTGGCCACCACCTCGTACAGATCCCCGCCGACGGAGGCGCCGCGGGACGCGGAGAGCCGTCCGGCCGCGACCGTGAGGCCTTCGACGCGGGGCGGCAGCGGGCGCAGCAGGACATTCTGCGCGGCGCCCGCGATCTCACGGAGCTGACGCAACTCCCGCAGCAGCGAGCCGCGGACCTGCAATATCAGACCGGCGCCGACGGCGAAGAAGACCGCGCTGGTGACGATCCGCGCCTCCAGGCCGTCCCGCTGGGCGAGCGGGCAGACGAGTTTGTACGTGATGGCGGCCGCGCCCCACACGGCGGGCAGGCCGAGCGCGAGAACGCGCCGGATCCGCGGCGGGTCCACCCGGAACACCTTCGGCCCGGCCCTCACTCGGAACCTTGCCCCGCTCGCTGTCCTGCTCGCGGCCCTGCCTGCGGTCCTGCTCCCAGCCCTGCCAGCGACCCTGCCCCTGACCCTGCTCCTTGCCCGGAGCAGCACCCGTCGGGGAGCTCCAGCCCTCATACGGATCATGCCGACGGCCCCCCTAAGGCCCTGTTCAGCGTGCGGTCCGCGCAGCCCGTACAGATCACGGCCCTTGCGGCCGGACTGATTCTGTCGACCGCCTGAGCCGATCGGACCAGGGAGGGCTCACTAGTCACTCAAACGAGTGAAGGGCGCATCCGTAGACCCGGATACGCCCTTCTTTGCGCCTCTTGTGCGCCTGGCGGCGACTACTGGCGGTGACTACGCTCCGCGCAGCACCGCGCCGGTCCGCTCGGCCGCCAGCGCGACGGCGGCGTCACGGGCCGCGGATGCCTCGTCGACGGTCAGCGTGCGGTCGGCCGCGCGGAAACGCAGCGCGTACGCCAGGGACTTCTTGCCCTCGCCGATCTGCTCGCCCTCGAAGACGTCGAACAGCCGGATGGACTCGAGGAGTTCACCCGCGCCCTCGCGCAGCACCTTCTCCACGTCGGCGGCGGGCACGCCCCCGTCGACGACCAGCGCGACGTCCTGCGTGGCGACCGGGAAGGTGGAGATCTTCGGGCCCTGCGGGACGCCGGTGCTCGCCTCCTCCAGACGGTCCAGATCCAGCTCCATCGCGCAGGTGCGCGCGGGCAGCGAGAGCGCCTTCACGACGCGCGGGTGCAGCTCGCCCGCGTGCCCGATGACCTGCTCCGCTCCATCGATCACGACGGCGAGCTCGGCGCACCGGCCCGGGTGCCACGGGCCGTACTGGCCCTGGCGCACGAGCAGTTCGGTGCCCGACTCGGCGGCGAGCACGCGCGCGGCCTCGATCGCGTCGGCCCACTCGGACGGCCGGCCCTTGCCCCACCAGCCGGCCTGCTCGCGGGCGCCCGCGAGGACGACGGCGGCGTGCCGGGGCTGGACGGGGAGCGCCTCGGTCAGGGAGGCGATCTCCTCGTCCGTGGGACGGCGGTCCACGGGAAGACGCACCGCGACACGGGCTTCGTCACGCGGCTGGAAGACCAGCCCCGTCTCGAAGAGCGCCAGGTCGTGGCTGCCGCGGCCTTCGTTGCGGCGCAGCGCGCCGAGCAGCCCCGGCAGCAGCGTCGTACGAAGAGCGGGCTCCTCGTCGGAGAGCGGGTTGACCAGCTTCACGACCCTGCGCTTGGGGTCGCCGGGCTCCAGGCCCAGCTGGTCGAAGACCTGCTCGCCGATGAAGGGGTAGGTCGGCGCCTCGACGAAGCCGCTGCCGGCGAGGGCGCGTCCGACACGGCGGTGCAGCCGCTGCCTGCCGGTCAGGCCGCGGCCCGCGGGGGGCTTGGGCAGCGTCGAGGGGAGGTTCTCGTACCCCTCGAGGCGGATGACCTCTTCGGCGAGGTCGTTCGGCTCGGCGAGGTCGGGCCGCCAGGACGGCACGGTGACGGTCAGGGCGTCCTGGCCGTAGACGTCACAGCCGACCTCCTGGAGGCGGCGCACGACGGTCTCGCGGCCGTACTCCACCCCGGCGACCTTGTCCGGGTGATCGGCGGGCATGGCGATCGTGTGCGGCGCGGAGGGCGCGATGACCTCGGTGACGCCGGCATCGGCGGTGCCGCCCGCGAGCAGCACGAGGAGGTCCACCGTGCGCTGCGCGGCGGCGGACGCGGCCTGCGGGTCGACGCCGCGCTCGAAGCGCTTGGCCGCCTCCGAGGGCAGCTTGTGGCGCCGGGCCGTGCGGGCGATGGAGATCGCGTCGAAGTGCGCGGCCTCGATGACGACGTCGGTCGTACCGGCGGCCTCTTCGTGGTCCGCGATCTCGGTGTTGGCGCCGCCCATGACGCCCGCGAGGCCGATCGGGCCGCGGTCGTCGGTGATGACCAGGTCCTCGGCGTCGAGGACGCGCTTGGCGCCGTCGAGCGTCGTGAACTTCTCGCCCTGCTCGGCACGGCGCACGCCGATCGTGCCCTCGATGCGGGAGCGGTCGTAGGCGTGCAGGGGCTGGCCGAGCTCCAGCATCACGTAGTTCGTGATGTCGACGGCGAGCGAGATCGGGCGCATGCCCGCCTTCTGCAGGCGGCGCTGGAGCCAGATCGGCGAGCGGGCCTCGGGCTTCAGGCCCGTGACCGTGCGCGCGGTGAAGCGGTCGCAGCCGCGCGGGTCGGAGATCTTGACGGGGTAGCCGAAGGAGTTCGGCGCGGGCACGTCGAGGAGCGCCGGGTCGCGCAGCGGCAGGCCGTACGCGATGGCGGCCTCGCGGGCGACACCGCGCATCGAGAGCGCGTACCCGCGGTCGGGCGTGACGGCGATGTCCAGGACCTCGTCGACCAGTTCGAGCAGCTTGATGGCGTCGGTGCCGGCCTCGTGCTCGGGCGGCAGGACGATGATGCCGCCGCTGCCGTCGTCGCCCATGCCCAGCTCGTCGCCGGAGCAGATCATGCCGTGCGACGTCTTGCCGTACGTCTTTCGCGCGGCGATCTTGAAGTCGCCGGGCAGGACGGCACCGGGAAGCACGACGACGACCTTGTCGCCCACGGCGAAGTTCCGGGCGCCGCAGACGATCTCCTGCGGCTCGCCCGTGCCGTTGGCCTGGCCGACGTCGACCGTGCAGAAACGGATGGGCTTCTTGAAGCCCTCCAGCTCCTCGATGGTGAGGACCTTGCCGACGACGAGCGGGCCGGTGAGGCCGGCGCCCGTCTGCTCGACGGTCTCGACCTCGAGGCCGACCTCGATCAGCTTGGCCTGTACGTCACGGCCGGTCTCGGAGGCGGGGAGATCGACGTACTCCCGCAGCCAGGAAAGCGGGACCCGCATCAGATCTCCATCCCGAAGGGCCGGGTGAACCGGACGTCACCCTCGACCATGTCTCGCATGTCTTCGACGTTGTGGCGGAACATCAGCATCCGTTCGATGCCGAACCCGAAGGCGAATCCGCTGTACTTCTGGGGGTCGACGCCGCAGGCGGTGAGCACCTTCGGGTTGACCATGCCGCAGCCGCCCAGCTCGATCCAGCCCTCGCTGCCGCAGGTGCGGCAGGGGCGGTCGGGGTTGCCCACGGACTCGCCACGGCAGACGTAGCAGACCATGTCCATCTCGGCGGACGGCTCGGTGAACGGGAAGTAGTTCGGGCGCAGGCGGGTCTTCATGTCCGCGCCGAAGAGCGACTGGACCATGTGGTCCAGGGTGCCCTTGAGGTCGGCCATGGTCAGGCCCTCGTCCACGGCGAGCAGCTCGATCTGGTGGAAGACCGGGGTGTGCGTCGCGTCCAGCTCGTCCGTGCGGTACACACGGCCGGGGCAGACGATGTAGACGGGCGGCTCACGGCGTTCCAGCAGCGCGCGGGCCTGCACGGGCGAGGTGTGCGTGCGCAGCACGACACCGGACTCGTCGCCTTCGGTACCCTTCGGGCCCTCGACGAAGAAGGTGTCCTGCATCTGCCGGGCCGGGTGGTCCGGGGTGAAGTTCAGGGCGTCGAAGTTGAACCACTCCGCCTCGACCTCGGGGCCCTCCGCGATCTCGTAGCCCATCGCGACGAAGACGTCGGCGACACGCTCCATGAACGTAGTCAGCGGGTGCCTGGCACCGGCCGGGACGCGGTCGTACGGCAGCGTGACGTCCACTGCCTCCTCGACGAGCACCCGGGCGTCGCGCTCGGCCTCGAGCTCGCTCTGGCGGGCGGCGAGCGCCTTGCTGACCGCGCCGCGCGCCATGCCGACGCGCTTGCCGGCCTCGGCCTTGGCCTGCGGGGGCAGCGCGCCGATCTCGCGGTTGGCGAGGGCCAGCGGCGAGGTACCGCCGGTGTG
This region includes:
- a CDS encoding PP2C family protein-serine/threonine phosphatase, coding for MWGAAAITYKLVCPLAQRDGLEARIVTSAVFFAVGAGLILQVRGSLLRELRQLREIAGAAQNVLLRPLPPRVEGLTVAAGRLSASRGASVGGDLYEVVATDHGVRVVMGDVRGHGLAAISTAAAVLGSFREAAHEEPELAQVLRKLERALGRHLRERSRAEHPANGAPAPESPLAEEFVTVLLMEIGPDGEMTALNCGHPWPYRLGGCAEPVAGGDPLPPLGPFPLPPELPLLHCGSLLPGEALVLHTDGMEDARDAAGRFFPLQAALTEAVRVPPVAPQTVIRAVYAQLMRHAGRFPTDDAALLILRNDRRRVPVQQGETVRRQNTMT
- the pheT gene encoding phenylalanine--tRNA ligase subunit beta, with product MRVPLSWLREYVDLPASETGRDVQAKLIEVGLEVETVEQTGAGLTGPLVVGKVLTIEELEGFKKPIRFCTVDVGQANGTGEPQEIVCGARNFAVGDKVVVVLPGAVLPGDFKIAARKTYGKTSHGMICSGDELGMGDDGSGGIIVLPPEHEAGTDAIKLLELVDEVLDIAVTPDRGYALSMRGVAREAAIAYGLPLRDPALLDVPAPNSFGYPVKISDPRGCDRFTARTVTGLKPEARSPIWLQRRLQKAGMRPISLAVDITNYVMLELGQPLHAYDRSRIEGTIGVRRAEQGEKFTTLDGAKRVLDAEDLVITDDRGPIGLAGVMGGANTEIADHEEAAGTTDVVIEAAHFDAISIARTARRHKLPSEAAKRFERGVDPQAASAAAQRTVDLLVLLAGGTADAGVTEVIAPSAPHTIAMPADHPDKVAGVEYGRETVVRRLQEVGCDVYGQDALTVTVPSWRPDLAEPNDLAEEVIRLEGYENLPSTLPKPPAGRGLTGRQRLHRRVGRALAGSGFVEAPTYPFIGEQVFDQLGLEPGDPKRRVVKLVNPLSDEEPALRTTLLPGLLGALRRNEGRGSHDLALFETGLVFQPRDEARVAVRLPVDRRPTDEEIASLTEALPVQPRHAAVVLAGAREQAGWWGKGRPSEWADAIEAARVLAAESGTELLVRQGQYGPWHPGRCAELAVVIDGAEQVIGHAGELHPRVVKALSLPARTCAMELDLDRLEEASTGVPQGPKISTFPVATQDVALVVDGGVPAADVEKVLREGAGELLESIRLFDVFEGEQIGEGKKSLAYALRFRAADRTLTVDEASAARDAAVALAAERTGAVLRGA
- the pheS gene encoding phenylalanine--tRNA ligase subunit alpha, translated to MSAPNKSYDPVEVEALKPEEIERMRDEALAAFAAAGDLEQLQEAKVAHTGGTSPLALANREIGALPPQAKAEAGKRVGMARGAVSKALAARQSELEAERDARVLVEEAVDVTLPYDRVPAGARHPLTTFMERVADVFVAMGYEIAEGPEVEAEWFNFDALNFTPDHPARQMQDTFFVEGPKGTEGDESGVVLRTHTSPVQARALLERREPPVYIVCPGRVYRTDELDATHTPVFHQIELLAVDEGLTMADLKGTLDHMVQSLFGADMKTRLRPNYFPFTEPSAEMDMVCYVCRGESVGNPDRPCRTCGSEGWIELGGCGMVNPKVLTACGVDPQKYSGFAFGFGIERMLMFRHNVEDMRDMVEGDVRFTRPFGMEI